From the genome of Streptomyces sp. V2I9:
CGGGGGACGACCCCACCACTGCCGTGACCGAGGCCAGCAGCGCTCCCGCGAGGGAGGCGGCGATCAGCCGCGCGCCGAGGCGGGCACGTCGGCGGGCGGGCGCGGGGGTCGCGGGCCGGTCGCCCTCCGCTCCCACCGCGTCGAGGGGTCGTCTTCGGCGGTAGCCGGAAAGACGTCTCATGTGCGTTCCTTCGATGGTCGGTTCAGCTGTCGGCCACCGTCGGATCGGGTCCCGCCGGCCGCGCCGCGCGGCTTCGCCCGTCCCACGGCCGGAATCGCCCGGGCGGCGGGCACGGCACGTACGGGGAAGACGATCGGTGTGGCCAAGCAAAGCTTCGCTCCCCGCGCTGCCGTTTCACTGATGTTCCGCTGACGCCCGGTGACGCGGCCGGACGCCCCGGCCGCCACGACGACGCACCTGTCCCCCTCTCACCGCCCCAGCAGCCGCCGCGCGATCTCCGCGTGGTCCGGGGCGACGCGGACCTCCCCGCCCCCGGCCCCCCACAGCCCGTTCTGGAGCACCCGGCCCAGCGTCCAGGCCCGCGCCCGCTCCCTGTCCCGCTCCAGGCCCAGCGCCTCCGTCAACGCGTCGAACCGCCACACCACCTCCTCCGCGTCGAAGAGGTTGTCCAGTGCCGGGAACAGCTCGAAGGCCGGGTCCCCGGCAAGCGGTTTCGGGTCGAGGGCGATCCACTCGCCCGCCCGTCCCGTCTCCGCGCGGCCGGCCAGGACGTTGTCGTAGTGCAGGTCCCAGTGGAGCAGCCGGTCCCCCGGCTCCCCCGCGACCTCGCGTACCGCCGCCGCACAGTCGGCGAGCAACCGCCGGTCCGCCGCGTCGGCCAGCAGGGCCGTCTGCTCCGGGGCCTGAGCGAGCATCCGCTCCACCACCGCGCCCAGCGTGCGCAGGCCCTTGGGCGCGGGCACCGCCGCCAGCCGGGCCAGCACCGCACCGAGGGCGGCCACCGCTCCCCGTACGTCGGCCTCGCCGGACAACGGCCGCCGCTCGTCGAGCCGTTCCAGCAGCAGCGCACCGGTCTCCGGGTCGTGGCCGAGCAGCTCCACCGCCCCGGCCCCCGCCGCCGCCCAGGCCCGCAGGGCGACGGGTTCGCCCGCCGTCTCCTCGTCCACGGCCTGGAGTTTCAGCGCGGCGGGCCGCCCGTCCGCCTCCCGCACCACCGGCAGCACCAGCGCGCACATCCCGTGCATCGACGGACCGTCCACCCGCAGCCCCCACCGCTCCAGGCACCGGGCGGCGAGGTCCGGCAGGGCGGCGACGAAGGCCCGGCCGGCCGCTCCGTTGTACCGGGACTGCGTGGCGGCCAGCTCCGCGGGGACGTCGATCACGTCCCCGATCCTAGGGAGCGGCGCGGCAGCGGGAGGCGAAACGATCCGGGCCGGGCGATACGCCCCGGGAGACGGATCGGCCCCGCGCGCAGTAACGTCCCGCCAGACATACGCTCGGCATCTCACCGCACAGGGACACCAGGGGCATCATGAGCACCGTCAGTACCGTCGTCGGCGGCATATCGTTCTGGTACGCGCAGGAGGGCACCCCCGCCCCGCGCGAACCCCTCCCCGGCGACACGAACGTCGACGTCTGCATCGTCGGCGGCGGTTACACCGGGCTCTGGACGGCGTACTACCTGAAGAAGGCGGCCCCCTTCCTCAACATCACGGTCCTGGAGGCCAAGTTCTGCGGTTACGGGGCCTCCGGCCGCAACGGGGGCTGGCTGTACAACGGCATCGCGGGCCGCGACCGGTACGCGAAGCTGCACGGCCACGACGCCGCCGTACGGCTCCAGAAGGCGATGAACGAGACCGTGGGCGAGGTCGTCCGGGCCGCCGCCGAGGAGGGCATCGACGCGGACATCCACCGGGGCGGCGTCCTGGAGGTGGCGCACACCCCGGCCCAGCTCGCCCGCCTCAAGGACTTCCACAGCGTCGAGATCGCCTTCGGGGAGACCGACCGCGTCCTGCGCGGCGCCCGCGAGACGGCCGAGCGCGTCCGGGTGACCGGGGCGGCCGGCTCCACCTGGACCCCGCACGGCGCCCGGCTGCACCCGGCCAAGCTGGTCAAGGGGCTCGCGGACGCGGTGGAGGCGCTCGGCGTGACCATCCACGAGTCGACGCCGGTCACCGAGATCAAGCCCAAGCACGCGGTGACGCCGTACGGCACGGTCCGCGCCCCGTACGTCCTGCGGTGCACCGAGGGGTTCACCGCGAGCCTCAAGGGCCAGAAGCGCACCTGGCTCCCGATGAACTCGTCCATGATCGTCACCGAGCCGCTGCCCGCCCGGATCTGGGACACGATCGGCTGGGAGGGCCGCGAGACCCTGGGCGACATGGCGCACGCCTACTTCTACGCCCAGCGCACCGCCGACGACCGCATCGCGCTCGGCGGGCGCGGCCGCCCGTACCGCTTCGGCTCGGCCACCGACGACGACGGCCGCACCCACCCGGCCACCGTCACCGCCCTGCGCGACCTGATGGTCCGGCTCTTCCCCACCACGGCGGGCGTCCGCGTCGACCACGCCTGGTCCGGCGTCCTCGGCGTGCCGCGCGACTGGTGCGCCACGGTCACGCTCGACCGCTCCACGGGCCTGGGCTGGGCGGGCGGTTACGTCGGCTCCGGCGTCGCCACCGCCAACCTCGCCGCCCGCACCCTGCGCGACCTGATCCAGCAGGACTCCGGCCAGGCGGGCCCGACGGACCTCACCACGCTGCCCTGGGTGAACCACAAGGTCCGCCGCTGGGAGCCGGAACCGCTGCGCTGGCTCGGCGTCCACGGCATGTACGCGGCCTACCGCGCCGCCGACCGCCGGGAGACCACCTCGCCGCGCCCCGGCACGGACCCCCTCGCCAAGGCAGCGGACCGCATCGCGGGCCGCTGAGCCACCGGGCCGCGCCCGTACCACCGGGCGGGGGCGGCCGGATGTGTTCCGGACGCACTCCGGCCCGGAGCCCCGCGGCGCGAACCGCCGGGCTCCGGGCCGGACTTCGCAGGCCGCCTGTACGGTCCCGCCTCAGCGTGCCAACCGCAGCAGCCGCCGCGACCGCGCCGTGGCGACCAGCTCCTCGACCGTGGCGAGCTTCACCCGCGGCCGGCCCGCGGCCCGTCCGCGCTCCCGCTCCGCCCGGTCGATCGCCGCCAGGCCCCGCGCGTCCACGACACGGCGGTTGCGCTGCCGGGCCAGCCGGCGGAACGCCTTGGCGTCGCCCGTCGGGGCGGGCAGCGTCCCGGCGACCGCGTCGGCCAGCAGCGTGCCGACCGTCTCGGCCGCGCAGGTGCGGTTGGCGCCGATCCCGCCGGACGGCCCCCGCTTGATCCAGCCGACCACATAGCTGCCGGGCATCCCGGCGATCCGGCCGCCCTCGTGCGGGACGGTCCCCTTCGCCTCGTCGAACGGCAGGCCGGGGACCGGGAGCCCCCGGTAGCCGATGGCCCGCAGCAGCAGCCCGGCCCGCAGGTCAGCCGTGCCGTCCCCGCCGCCGTCCGTGACGCGTACGGAGCGCACGCCGTCCTCGCCGCCCAGGATCTCCACCGCCTCGGAGTGGAAGCGCAGCACGATGCGCCGCGCGGAGTCCCCGCAGGGCTCGGTGCCCGTCCGGACCCGGACGAGGCCCCGCAGGTCCCCGGCCCGGTCCCCCGGACCGGCCGCGTCGATCGCCGCCGCCGTCCGGGGGTCGTGGTCGTCCACCACCAGCTCCACCCCCGGCAGGTGCTTCAGCGCGAGGAGTTCGGAGCGGGTGTACGCGGCGTCCTCGGGGCCCCGCCGCCCCAGCACCACGACCTCCCGCACCCGGCTCGCCCGCAGCGCGTCCAGCGCGTGGGCGGCGATGTCGGTGGCCGCCAGCGCCTCCGGGTCGGCGACCAGGATGCGGGCGACGTCGAGGGCGACATTGCCGTTGCCCACGACGACGATCCGCTCGGCGGAGAGATCGACGCCCCGGGCGACGGCCTCCGGGTGGGCGTTGTACCAGGCGACGAACGCCGTGGCCGACAGGCAGCCGGGCGTCTCCTCCCCCGGCACCCCGAGCCGCTTGTCCGTGGAGGCCCCGACCGCGTAGACCACCGCGTCGTGGTGGGCGGACAGTTCCTCGGCGGTGACGTCCCGGCCCACCTCGATGCCCAGGTGCATCCGGACACGGGGGTGGGAGTGGAAGCGGGAGAAGGTGTCGCCGACCTTCTTCGTCGCGGGGTGGTCGGGGGCCACCCCGTACCGCACCAGACCGCCCGCCACCGGCAGCCGGTCGATCAGGGTCACCTCGGCGGCGGTATGCAGCAGCAGGTCCTGCGCCGCGTACATCCCGGCCGGCCCGGTGCCGACGACCGCCACCCGCAGCGGCCCGAAGTCGGACGGCAGACTCCGCTCGAAGACCGGTTCGCCCCAGACGTGGAAGTTCGGCCCCTCGACCTCGGCCCCGGCGGGCGGCCCGGCGTCACCGGCGTAGTAGGCGGCGTTGATCTCCGCGTACTCCCGCTGTCCGCCGGTCAGCGAGTCCACCGGGAAGATGGCGTCCACCGGGCAGGCGTCCGCGCAGGCCCCGCAGTCGATGCAGGCGCGGGGGTCGATGTGCAGCATCTCCGTGGAGCCGAAGGCGCGTTCCTCCGGCGTCGGGTGGATGCAGTTGACCGGGCACACGGCCACGCAGGTGGCGTCGTTGCAGCAGGTCTGGGTGATGGCGTAGGTCATGGCCCCGGCTCAGATCAGGTTCGCGCGCTTGTAGAACGCGAGGGCGGGCTTGGTGAGCAGACGGGCGGAGGCCAGGAAGTCCATCAGCCCCGAACAGCTCGACCGCATCATGGACTTGTGGTGCTCGTTGGTCTTCGCGGCGGCCAGCGCGCGCTTCCGGTCGAGACCGGCCCGCCGGTAGACCTTCGGGTTCACCATGCTGGTCACGATGAAGTACGAGGCGACCGCGACGACGAACGCGTTGATCTGCCGCCGCGCCCACCCCGCGCCCTCCAGCCGCTTGAGGGTCTCGTCCCGCGCGAACTTCATGTGCCGGGACTCCTCCACCACGTGGATGTTGTTGATGGTGCGGACGAACGGCACGACCCGCTCGTCGCGCATCCAGTCCCGCTGCATCACGTCGAGCACTTCCTCGGCGACCAGGATCGCCGCGTACGCCGCCTCGCCGAACGCCAGCGTCTTGAACGCCCTGCCCAGCTCCATCACCGCGCGCCGGGGGCGGTAGTGGGGGGCGCCGAGCTTCCGCGCACCGCGCGCGAACATGATGGAGTGGCGGCACTCCTCGGCTATCTCGGTGAGCGCCCACTGGAACTCCGCGCCCGCCGGGTCCTTCATGTAGATGTCCCGCAGCACCATCTGCTGGAGGATCATCTCGAACCAGATGCCCGTGCTGGCGACCGAGGCCGCCTCCTGCCGGGTCAGCTCCTTGCGCTGCGCCTCGGT
Proteins encoded in this window:
- a CDS encoding FAD-binding oxidoreductase — translated: MSTVSTVVGGISFWYAQEGTPAPREPLPGDTNVDVCIVGGGYTGLWTAYYLKKAAPFLNITVLEAKFCGYGASGRNGGWLYNGIAGRDRYAKLHGHDAAVRLQKAMNETVGEVVRAAAEEGIDADIHRGGVLEVAHTPAQLARLKDFHSVEIAFGETDRVLRGARETAERVRVTGAAGSTWTPHGARLHPAKLVKGLADAVEALGVTIHESTPVTEIKPKHAVTPYGTVRAPYVLRCTEGFTASLKGQKRTWLPMNSSMIVTEPLPARIWDTIGWEGRETLGDMAHAYFYAQRTADDRIALGGRGRPYRFGSATDDDGRTHPATVTALRDLMVRLFPTTAGVRVDHAWSGVLGVPRDWCATVTLDRSTGLGWAGGYVGSGVATANLAARTLRDLIQQDSGQAGPTDLTTLPWVNHKVRRWEPEPLRWLGVHGMYAAYRAADRRETTSPRPGTDPLAKAADRIAGR
- a CDS encoding FAD-dependent oxidoreductase is translated as MTYAITQTCCNDATCVAVCPVNCIHPTPEERAFGSTEMLHIDPRACIDCGACADACPVDAIFPVDSLTGGQREYAEINAAYYAGDAGPPAGAEVEGPNFHVWGEPVFERSLPSDFGPLRVAVVGTGPAGMYAAQDLLLHTAAEVTLIDRLPVAGGLVRYGVAPDHPATKKVGDTFSRFHSHPRVRMHLGIEVGRDVTAEELSAHHDAVVYAVGASTDKRLGVPGEETPGCLSATAFVAWYNAHPEAVARGVDLSAERIVVVGNGNVALDVARILVADPEALAATDIAAHALDALRASRVREVVVLGRRGPEDAAYTRSELLALKHLPGVELVVDDHDPRTAAAIDAAGPGDRAGDLRGLVRVRTGTEPCGDSARRIVLRFHSEAVEILGGEDGVRSVRVTDGGGDGTADLRAGLLLRAIGYRGLPVPGLPFDEAKGTVPHEGGRIAGMPGSYVVGWIKRGPSGGIGANRTCAAETVGTLLADAVAGTLPAPTGDAKAFRRLARQRNRRVVDARGLAAIDRAERERGRAAGRPRVKLATVEELVATARSRRLLRLAR
- a CDS encoding diiron oxygenase, whose product is MAGSTVPSKVQESPESDDVARRLLDSAAQLAYDPATEVDWDTPLDKDFHGASPEWCSLYGTAYWGELTEAQRKELTRQEAASVASTGIWFEMILQQMVLRDIYMKDPAGAEFQWALTEIAEECRHSIMFARGARKLGAPHYRPRRAVMELGRAFKTLAFGEAAYAAILVAEEVLDVMQRDWMRDERVVPFVRTINNIHVVEESRHMKFARDETLKRLEGAGWARRQINAFVVAVASYFIVTSMVNPKVYRRAGLDRKRALAAAKTNEHHKSMMRSSCSGLMDFLASARLLTKPALAFYKRANLI
- a CDS encoding aminoglycoside phosphotransferase family protein, whose protein sequence is MGDVIDVPAELAATQSRYNGAAGRAFVAALPDLAARCLERWGLRVDGPSMHGMCALVLPVVREADGRPAALKLQAVDEETAGEPVALRAWAAAGAGAVELLGHDPETGALLLERLDERRPLSGEADVRGAVAALGAVLARLAAVPAPKGLRTLGAVVERMLAQAPEQTALLADAADRRLLADCAAAVREVAGEPGDRLLHWDLHYDNVLAGRAETGRAGEWIALDPKPLAGDPAFELFPALDNLFDAEEVVWRFDALTEALGLERDRERARAWTLGRVLQNGLWGAGGGEVRVAPDHAEIARRLLGR